TATCATTTTAATCATAGTCTAGTTAATTATGTCGCCAACGTTCCATGTTGCTGGCGTTTAGAAAACTTAGGTAACTCCTATCTACGTTTTCTAAATGCGCCTTGGCGATTATTAACCGCTAACCTTTACATAGATTATAAACCATATATTTACATGACGCCATATAAGAAAAGTCCACCAGCTAAGGTGGACAGCAACATTTTGTTAGATGTAGTTTAAATCTATACATCTTAAATAAAATCTAATACTTTTAACTTTTATTTTATTTCGTAATATAAGAAAAATACGTACTATTCTTTTTTTATATTAGTTATAGCATTCAGTGCCATAATAAGAGAAATTATATTTAAGGAGATAACTATAGACAGTAATGCCATACCTGCATCTCCATAAGAAGGAAGGGTAAAAAAGTAGATGTAGCGCAAAAGACAACCTAAAGGAAATGAGAAAAAACTCAGTAAAATGCTAGGTAATAATTTTTTCATTTTAGAATCCCCCTTTTTTAATATTAGGAACTAGTATAGTTCGCTTTATTCTACAATTACGTCTTAAGTTAATTATATCGAGTATGGATAATTATGTATATAAATTATATAGATTTTCAACACTATTCTTTAACAGAATTTAAAATAAAAATAGCCTAAACCCTTTTTATAAAAGATTTAAGGCTATGTGAATTTTTATATTTTATTGAGAATTTTTTGTATGGCAGTTACATATCCTGCCTTATATACCTGAATGCCGTTTTCTTTTACTCTGCCATAATTATCGGTAGTCCATCCCTGATGGTTCATAAATTCGTTTGATATGGCATTTCTCAGAGCATCTATTTCTGTATCTGTCAGATTATAAGAAGGTTCGACTAGAACGACATCCTTATTTCTGCTTATATCATTTATAGTACGCATATCAATCGTTAAGGTTGTTTGTTCCTTAAGCAGAGAGTTTTCTCTTTTGAGCTTTTTATTCTCTGACATAAGCATACCAACCAGTGCCTTTGTTGTTGGTTCGGAGATACTTGCTAAGATATCATCTTTTAATGTTGATGTCTTTTCTTTTTTAGGCTTTTTAGTGGTAACTTTATAGTATTCAGCCCACTGGCTTATCAAAACTCTATAATCCTCGGCATTTTTGTTTCTAAGTGCCTGTTCACTTAGACCGCCATCATCTGCTATCAGTCTGGCTATAGTGCCAATAGAAAAA
This genomic window from Clostridium sp. 'White wine YQ' contains:
- the gmtX gene encoding gamma-mobile-trio protein GmtX, translated to MIEMHPDELFSKFYENASARKKKTLELIHNACKKQSESDIKDFSIGTIARLIADDGGLSEQALRNKNAEDYRVLISQWAEYYKVTTKKPKKEKTSTLKDDILASISEPTTKALVGMLMSENKKLKRENSLLKEQTTLTIDMRTINDISRNKDVVLVEPSYNLTDTEIDALRNAISNEFMNHQGWTTDNYGRVKENGIQVYKAGYVTAIQKILNKI